Part of the Micropterus dolomieu isolate WLL.071019.BEF.003 ecotype Adirondacks linkage group LG17, ASM2129224v1, whole genome shotgun sequence genome is shown below.
TGTGGACTCATGGATGCCACCATACCACTAAGCCCTACTGCGAATACCTTGACTAGTACTgttgttgtaattttttttacctgAGCTTGTTAGTGCGCTTAGTGGGCTACTAGATGTTGTCATGGCGCTGGAGCCTGTGGGCGTGGCCTGTGTGgcagttgctgctgctgctaaagcAGCCAGGTTCTGCATGGCGTTAAGACCtgacagatacacaaacagtaAAGTTCAAGACTCCACCCATACCTTCTCCTGACAGCTAGTATATGTGTAGAAAAACAAGGGTGTGTTCTCCCCTGCAGTTTGCTGGCTATACAGGTGTGAGGCTGGACATTTTCCTCAGCATCCAAGGGACAATTAAGCCATTTTGACATGAACCTTTTACAATCCCAGAGGCCATGACTTATTCAGCTAACAATACATATTGTACAATACATATagggtagatttatttgtcacaatacaacaggttgtagagtgaaattgagtttctAACTCCCTTCtactacgtagcagacaatatacagtacatgtaacataacatacattattaatatattcaaaTCTTAATCTTCCATTACTGACTGATAATTCCTTGGTAATGTCTGTTAAAGCGTACATGTGTGTGTACCTGAAACAGGGTGCAGGTTGTTGAGTGCATTCCCCGTGGAGGCTGACTGCTGGAGCAACTGTAAGTAGAGCTAAAACCAGAAGGAGATATGGAAACAACAATGCTAAAGTGGAAGACACAGCAACACTTCAACTGGTGAAATTGCTTTGTCAATCATTTGGTTTTGCATTAACGCACACATAGGCCCTATAAACTCACTGCTAAGTACTGTGGCCCCAGGCTGTTGAGCCCAGTGAGATTTCCCCACATGGAAGCAGCACTAAGTTGCTgcatctgctgctgcagctgttgggCAATGCGCTTCTGCTCCTTGTCCTTCTGAGTGTCTGCAAACTTCACCACGATGGGTGATGAACAGCCCTAAACACAGGCACAGGAAATCGTTTGTACTCCGGCAGCTTGACATACTGACTAAAATATATTAACTTGTAACTTAAGAGCAAGTCAAATAactgtgatattttaaagtgctCTGCTATTTCAACAGTGAAGacacacagtgaacacaccCATTTTTAAGTCAAGGTCAAAAGTTTAAAACATTGCATGGTGTTTTTAGTGTAAAGTTGAAGTTCACCTCCATGGTCTGGGATTGGTGCATTGACTTGATGGCTGACTGGGCCATTTGTCTTGATGTGAATGTCACAAAGGCACAacctgaaagagagaaaaacaatgtATCATAATTCATACAGAGAATTATATTCTGTCAACATCTCAGTGgggcattaaaatgtgttttgggtgaTCAGACTGCAATGGGGTAGCAGTTGACCACATGAAAGTATAAGTGTAAATGCATCCAAGACGCACCGAGGACAGATTGTAATCCAATTGGCCAAACCACCTCCAGACATGGTCAGGGACTCATTGTGATACACTGAACACAAGTATCAGTGTTTCCTAGACACAAACTGTAATTGGGCGGGTCACCCAGCTAAATTAACAGCCACCCAGgtatatttggcgacccatgttagcattttgcagagaaacacagagacatctATTACGTTACAAGACTTGGACACGATGGACATtttacaagtacagaccatctAAAAGAAACAGTCAACacaccactgcagatgtcattcgttagctaccacattggttttgttttcataGGCTACATCGTAgggctaaattaataaattagtgcttCAAAGATTCCACAAGCGTAACGACGGATCGCAATGGGCTGTGTGAcccgacttcaaacttggaagctgtGAGTTTTGCCATGTTTTGCGGTTAGCTTACTTGGCATTAGCATATTGCGCAGataatgtggctagcaggctcggCTGGATTGTTGGATTAATGTTGTGATACTGAGGGACAGTCGAGAGAAACTGTTAACGgcaagcctcatttgaagctcactaacTAACGAGAGTAGTATGTcggatgcctgcagctgttttgctttctgtggaaatttagttataacttGACTACAGCGCAGGTGTAAGTTGTTAAAGTTGAATGGAAGcccattttgtgtgtgtatgtgtgtcatgcATACTGTGAGccacatacagtgtgtgtgcgttgctgcggtatgtaaattgaGGTACAGCCCTACTgcattagggcccgagcatgaaccgtgcgaggtccccaggtcaaaaagaagtgGGCTTAAAGGCATTGAAAATGTACTAgaaattcacatagtatgcttatagtacattcatactcCTAAAATGCTTACTAaaagtatattaaagatatattctcctgagctttaacatacttctcaaaagtacactttgaataaattggtaataaatatatacttaattaaacttttaataaagaCTCATACTTTCcagaagtatgatttttaaaacatatttttttaacattaaaatatagttttcaaaagcatattatttcttttttttttttttttttaaatcaggtaAATAGCTAGTTGAGATCAGAGTTCACGTTCATAAGGGTAACCTGGCCTAGAAGGAAGAGgcacatgttgttaacttaaacaaacaacaacttatagtaataagcatactttaaatcataatgtagttatacttgtttctgtttgtaaacaacacatgtgtacacaggAACGAAGTGTGCCTTCCCGCCCAGCCCACTAGCACAGTGCATTCAATTGGACCAATCAGAATTAAGGTTTTCAAATCGACTCAGCGCGAAAGTCCTCTTCACAAAAGTTAACATGTAAACTGTCTGTGAGATGGAAGCTCTTTTTTgccagaaatcattttgtttctcaggtttcctttgttttactttaccgaCTCGGACTTGGCGAAAGTGGACACCACAGACAcaataagaaaagaacacagaagagaagaatatccGGTCAGCTAcctgcagaagttaaatgtgaaaagagctaaagaggCGTGCCTGGCAAGtacaagcaggagaggacagacgcaGAGAATGCCAgcaaaagtaacgcaattaacgttacagtaatgtactgctttttgctgtaaggcagtttttaatgtttcaaaaATTTCGGTAATGTAAAATCTGAccctgttgctggaatttgatgcatgagattttaacaaggcaggcctgtgcatgtgtgtgtatgagccctcaattctgcttttgtactgttaaaatgaccagtgaggtctttatcagagtaataaatgcaactaatatgttgcagtctgtgtgctaaagaataggttcacatttttatagtctaccttaatactcacatgtccatgtttacagTAAGTTATTGCTCACTGTAATCATCACTCCtgcccatgtagtctgtaaCGACATCACCACAGTTGTCAAGTCACAGTTTTGTATAAATTAATTCTAAAGGTACACTGTTTTTTAGAGATTTCTCTTCACTGCCACTGCAACCATGGAGTGGGTAACGTTAAccattacagtgaccaataactcagttataacagcaatgttaaagtgtacacgggtatgtgagaattgttttataatataattataatgtttttgtgtcctGCAATGGCTGACTACACAGTATAACAGCATGTGATGTTATATAAAATACTGGTCAACTTTATGTACATTTGTATGGTCATATAtcctgtattcaacttttaaaagttgaaccttccctttgccaactttaaccaacttaatgctaaacccagagttggaatttcctgccttagctcaagaaaattaaataaagaataataataaagatttgctatAAGAATAGAGTTACAGTGTTTATAATTATACGGAAATGAAGAACTAAACAaggtggaagtactggcctaactgaatatttaaactcatttgcaactgcatttcttttcttttagagcttCCTGGGATCTTTTCCTCACTCAGATGGCTTAGAAAACctcaaaggaccagctggaccctcaaaagctcaatgtgctcataggtatgtctggctcctgcacaccatcactgtttttgctctcACTACATATCAATggggtcagactaaataaacaaatattcttgtgaaaaaataattatattaaaaatattgttatacattaagtaattggctacttttgtacttcacaaattgactgctgtgttaatgtgaaatgacatgtagacagcacagttgttaagcaagtctgaatgtttgtgttatttgttgtacctaCAATGGTAGTTAGttaattagaggtaatattgctttgatatagacaaaatacttttcagtaatactggtcatatgtcatcattttactgattttatttgattatttattttgctcaagatgtgatacatgctgctgtaccttttaatgtacaggaatttatttttgtaatgtacactaaattaaagttttttagttgtctgtatgtgtgtgtgttgtaaaataaatttttttaactgatttttattaaaaagggcattttgcaaggtatttttaatgcattaataatgcattattctcatactgaatggtttcataaagcagcttcccaagatattaatagtggctATATACTagtaaaaaattattaatacactgaaatgttaataaaaatgttcagggaacacatttaaaatatatttaaactgttcttcaagtatagcacaaaagggtattttaagttcaatttaaagaagtatatttaaattacagtaaaggtacttaaaGTAGGTCgattttaacacaactaagtatattaaaatatattgcaattatcttaaagttttaagtaaaatgacacttaacatactttaagttgttccaaaataacacatttaatatacatttagcatagtacaaaaaaaaatatgataagTGCATCCATAAAAAGtgctacttaagtatatttctttttcacctgggtccctattgaaactgaagggattatttttagggcccgagcacaaattgtgcaaggtccctattgaaactgaagggattttttttttcctttctttcttttttctgcaaagcaACCGCAATTTTGGGGTCCTAAACATattcgaaaactcaccaaacttcgCACAAAACTTGTACAAACGGTTATTACCAGTCGACCAGTTTGCCCATGGCATGCTGTCAAAAAtcaatgattcgccatgaaacaggaagttgttataacttcactctacatgctcacatctgcaccaaattttacATGTATAATAAGACCcgcgccctgaacacatctatataccaatattcactcaaagtcatagcaccacctgctggcaacaggaagtgacacgttttacgctgtaatgtatTACTCcgagcaggttggacatatcaacttcaaaactgtcccaaaAAACCCTTAACGCATTGATGAAGCTATGTTGTAAAGTGTGTGAATTTGCAGTTAACGGCGTGGCAGTGGTGTGGAAGCAAAATTAAAGTCTTTAGTCTTTAAAGTTaaagaagttgttgtaacttgactgtacatgctcgCATCCATACCAGATTTTACACATTTGAaaagagtcctgccctgaacacatgtactaGACAACATTCACCTAtggtcatagcgccacctactggcaacaggacgCGACCttcaacaaagcagcccccgtgGCACCTTTTACCTACATgaacgaaatttctgtggcacatgtatcatgtccagatgttcAAAAAAGCGTCAAtacaacaggaagttggccattttgaattttatggttatttttggattttttacacactccatactttaacaaactcctcctacagaATTAGCCCAACCAACTTCAGATTTTCCCTGTCTACTCTAGAGCcactgatgattaaaagttgCACAAACGGTAAGTTTTCGTGAAACGGCGTGCCCGTGGCGTTGCGTCCAAAATCGAGGATTcaccatgaaagaggaagttgttttaacttcagtgtacatgctcacatgtgcaccaaactttacatgcttgTAACAGTCCCGCCCCGAACAGATCTACATGTTCAGTTATAGTTGTAGTAAGTGCTATGTAGTGCCActtaggggacacaggaagtgatgattaacacgtTTGTTCTGCCTCCGAAGCGCGTtggaaattcacagccacactggcagagctccagaatctgcaacgcgGCTGCCTTATATCTTCACGCGCTACACATGCAAGGGCACGCCCaccgctgcttgcagctttaattcaatttcttctttttaataaatttgtgtAAAATTCTAAGATCCTGTATATGCTTCGTCATTATGGGTTATTGAGTATAGATTGATGAGAAAAGAATGaatttaaaagattaaaacGGTTGAGTTGAAGGATAGACAACTAAAGATGAGCCAtgacattgtttttacattctcGCTTGATGTGTTGTTACAAATATATCAATTTTATCTGCTTTAAATAATGAACATTCATCTCAAATAATACAAAGACAATCAGAAAATAATTAAGCCACTAATTAAATAGATTCTGCCTTACCACGGCTGAGTCCATCAGGGCCCCGAAGTATCCGACACTCCTCTATCTGTCCATACGGAGAGAACATCAGTCGGATGTCGTTCTCGTTACACTTCTTGGAGATCATTCCAATAAACAGCTTCCTGTCCTCCACTGCTGTATTCAACACAACATCAAACACACCTGCACTGAGTCAAGATAAGTGGTGCACAACAACATTCAACACATGTTTAATTGGGACTCTTGTGCAACTTATACCCCTAAAGAGACATTAGTTTAGCACAATCTAAAAACTGAGCTCTAGGACTTGAAAAATTGCGAACCTATACTTTAACATCAAGGTACGTTGATCGGTTTGTTTTCTCAGCAGGATAAAAATGTTTCAAGTCATGTCCACACTATTGggaatacatttgaaaaggctgGTCTTTCTTTGCAGAGTGAATGAGAAAAATGGAACTTCTTAAATTTAAGAGGGTAAAAAAGAGGCAATGTAACTATTTCTTTGTTGTGTTGGTCTTTCAGTATGTGGACGGAACCCCGCTTAACAGATAAACTATGTTTTCTGATGTATCCACATTAGCGTGGACACAGCTCAGATCTACACTGaccaaaattataaatgcaacacgtTTGGTTTTGTCCCTATTCATCACAAGCTGAACTcaaaagccccttttccactgcacggtaccagctcgccTCAACTCTACTcacctttttttggttttccattgtggaaaagttgtacctgtaacTGCTAACaagtactttttttcgtatcacctcgtgttgaggttccaagcgagctgaggcgatattaaatgtgatgtgaatacatggcagactactgattgtcagagagaatcgtcactattcactgcatcattatTGCGCACacctgacagaggccagcaacagaaggttttctattttacaaattttatacGTTATttcacttctgagaagttttgaggtgagaaatcaactgtgtagatttcgaatattgacagttttatgaaaagtgatggtggaacaaaaatgtgcttgatagttttcggagttgaggagctccacaagtggCGGCGGGTGAAGCCTGCACCAACCCACGGGAGGAGCTAGGCGAGGCCAGCCAGCcacccgctcacagagccctctggtcccacagTCACagagaccgctgcagcaacaacggcagaggaaaacacagctggaaggttttcataccgcttatctgtctttacattctgaggaatgttgaaactttttaacttaaatcaagagacagctgtttgtggatcgctggtgtgtgtgtcgcattgaacattacgtcgcagcagttgtgtgtggcgtcgctatgacgaccagctacattgaggggtactatttCTGgatactatctgcaatggaaaacagagcacggccaaaccaagtcgagtagagtcgaggtAAGTCCAGTCGAGCTGAGCTGTTACGGATAATGGGAAAAAGGgaaaagatctaagactttctgtGTATTAGTGTATTATTAGTAATTTTTTACTAGTATATagccactattaatatcttgggaagctgctttatgaaaccattcagtatgagaataatgcattattaatgcattaaaaataccttgcaaaatgccttttttaataaaaatcagttaaaaaaatttattttacaacacacacatacagacaactaaaaaactttaattttgtgtacattacaaaaataaattcctgtacattaagaaagtacacaaaaggcctatttctctcagatattgttcacaaatctgtcaaagtctgtgttagtgagcacttctcctttgccgagataatccatccacctcacaggtgtggcatatcaagatgctgatcagacagcatgggtattgcacaggtgtgccttatgCTGGTCACAATAAAAGGNNNNNNNNNNNNNNNNNNNNNNNNNNNNNNNNNNNNNNNNNNNNNNNNNNNNNNNNNNNNNNNNNNNNNNNNNNNNNNNNNNNNNNNNNNNNNNNNNNNNGGTctactcctcttcaatggctgtgcaatGTTGAAGTCAGggcgagaccccgatgaggatggcgagcatgcagatgagcttccctgagacggttcctgacagtttgtgtagAAATGCTTTGGTTATTCAAACCAATTGTTGCAGCAGCcagaggtgaagatgctggatgtggaggtcctgggctggtgtggttacacgttgcctgcggttgtgaggccggttggatgtactgccacaataaaaggccacttgaaaatgtgcagttccatcacacagcacaataccACAGATGTCACAAGTTTTAAGTGGGTGTGCAAtcggcatgctgactgcagtaatgtccaccagagctgttgcccgtgaaatgagctgtctccaaaggcatttcatagaatttggcagtacatccaaccggcctcacaaccgcaggccacgtgtaaccacaccagcccaggacctccacatccagcatcttcacctctgGCTGCTGCAACAATTGGTTTGAATAACCAAAGCATTTctacacaaactgtcaggaaccgtctcagggaagctcatctgcatgctcgccatcctcatcggggtctcgccCTGACTTCAACattgcacagccattgaagaggagtagACCAACATTCCACAATCAACAatctgatcaactctatgtgaaggagatgtgttgcactgcgtgaggcaaatggtggtcacaccagatactgactggtttccagacccCCCCTAgaccccccaatacagtgaaacttcacattttcaaatggccttttattgtgaccagcctaaggcacacctgtgcaacacccatgctgtctgatcagcatcttgatatgccacacctgtgaggtggatggattatctcggcaaaggagaagtgctcactaacacagactttgacagatttgtgaacaatatctgagagaaataggccttttgtgtacatagagaaagtctttgagttcagctcatgatgaatgggggcaaaaacaaaagcgttgtgtttataattttgttcagtgtacttaAGGAGCACAAATGAAAAGCACGCATTAACTAACAGCCATTTCTAAAACAGGGATTATTCCTAGTCATTTTCCGCACAGCATGACACGTCTAATTACATTGCCAATGTAATACAATTCTGACCGTTTAAGCAATAAGCCTTATTAGGATTATCATTGTCATTAGAAAGGGAATTAACACAGAGTTGTCTTGTAGTATCAAAGGAAATCCTTACCATTGTTTTTCTCACTATCAGCTGGCTTCATCTGGATTGGATGGTGCATCTGAAGAAGGCAAAAAAAACAGTCTAGTCATAACACTGGAATATGCACGTGTGTTCTGCAATGCATTTCAGTAATGTTGGCAGAGACATCATGTCCATGTTAGTTATTTCAGAAGTCAGGGTTTGGTTATCGTCATAGGATGAAGATGGCCAGTTTTGACACAGTTTAAAAAGATGGTGTTCATGCTGGTAGCATATTTATTTGGTTATCTAATCATTACTATCTTAAgaatttcatttattaattttttaaaaatttattagTGTTTCCAATACGTAATAGCtattttggtttaaaaaaaaaaagaaagaaagaaagaaagaaaaaaagatgcaacATCAATAATTAACTATAAAAGCTAATGTTTTATAATGCAGTGTTTCCCTGTACCCTTGTTACCCCCCCACCTTGCCTCAAAAGCTCAATTATTTGAATTTTAATCACGCAACATTGTTGTGGTGTTCAACGTTACCGGGGCTGCTCTCTGTCTCGGTTGGTGTTTCAGCGAGAGTGGAGCTTCGTGGTAACTCCACACACAAAGAAGAAACGCACAGACACACCGTCATTTCAAGGAGCTGGCTCGCTACCAAGACACCAGCGCAtataacaattattattagtcaactgtttttaaaagacagCTCCAAGGTTCCTATTGAGATTGACATAATAGAAGTCTTCAGTAAAGCCTCTGGTCTCCGCTTAAATCTTAAAAAATGTGAATTCCTAGCACTTAAAGATTGTGGTGTTGATTTAATTGCTAATATTCCTGTGAAAAACTGTATTAATTATTTAGGTATTGttattgataaaaatgaaaccCAAAGATGCAGGAATAGTCTCATTCCCTTTCAAACTTCTCTTTCACGCCTACAGCTAGTCCAAAATGCTGTGGCTCGTTTCTTAACAGGAACTCGGAAACATGAATACATTTCTCCAATTTTGGCATCGCTTCACTGGCTTCCTATACatttttgaatacattttaaaatgttgatgcttatttttaaatcattaaatggACTAGCACCTCAGTATATCTCATATATCACTGAGCTTCTGCACATTTACACCCTGTCAAGGTCACTGAGGTCTGCGGATCATATGCGGTTAAACGTGCCAATAACTAGGATGAAAACTAGAGGTGATCGTTCCTTTTCAGCTATTGCCACCAAATTGTGTAATGATTTACCTCCGCATATTAAAC
Proteins encoded:
- the celf1 gene encoding CUGBP Elav-like family member 1 isoform X7, giving the protein MNGSLDHPDQPDVDAIKMFVGQIPRSWSEEQLRELFEPYGPVYEINVLRDRSQNPPQSKGCCFITYYTRKSALEAQNALHNMKILPGMHHPIQMKPADSEKNNGVFDVVLNTAVEDRKLFIGMISKKCNENDIRLMFSPYGQIEECRILRGPDGLSRGCAFVTFTSRQMAQSAIKSMHQSQTMEGCSSPIVVKFADTQKDKEQKRIAQQLQQQMQQLSAASMWGNLTGLNSLGPQYLALYLQLLQQSASTGNALNNLHPVSGLNAMQNLAALAAAATATQATPTGSSAMTTSSSPLSALTSSGSSPNSSSNSSVNPMASLGALQSLAAGAGAGLNMGSLAGMAALNGSLSNGSGNTMEALSQAYSGIQQYAAAALPSLYNQSLLSQQSVSAAGSQKEDTFIQSDLHLRNNIQASIKQIYK